Proteins found in one Candidatus Desulfofervidus auxilii genomic segment:
- the rpe gene encoding ribulose-phosphate 3-epimerase: MSKKFKIAPSILSADFANLAVEIKAVEKAGADWIHIDVMDGHFVPNLTIGPPVIACLRQVTKLPLDVHLMIEKPERYIEEFVKAGADILTVHVETCIHLHRTLQFIRYFGKKAGVALNPATPLCFLEPILKEVDLVLIMSVNPGFGGQEFISQALDRIQTVRRWIEENQLKIDLEVDGGINEKTISAVAKAGANVFVAGSAIFGKGNYKEIIQSFRKKIKMVSG; this comes from the coding sequence ATGTCTAAAAAATTTAAAATTGCTCCATCTATTCTTTCAGCAGACTTTGCTAATTTAGCAGTAGAGATAAAGGCAGTAGAAAAAGCGGGAGCAGATTGGATTCACATAGATGTAATGGATGGGCATTTTGTACCTAATTTAACTATTGGCCCACCTGTAATAGCTTGCTTACGTCAAGTTACGAAGTTACCTTTAGATGTTCACTTAATGATAGAAAAGCCAGAAAGATATATAGAAGAATTTGTTAAAGCAGGAGCTGATATTCTTACTGTTCATGTAGAAACATGTATTCATTTACATCGCACCTTGCAATTTATTCGCTATTTTGGGAAAAAAGCTGGTGTGGCTTTAAATCCTGCTACACCTCTTTGTTTTTTAGAACCTATATTAAAAGAAGTGGATTTAGTGCTTATTATGAGTGTTAATCCAGGATTTGGTGGACAAGAATTTATATCTCAAGCCTTAGATCGTATACAAACAGTGCGAAGGTGGATTGAGGAAAATCAACTAAAAATAGATTTAGAAGTAGATGGTGGGATTAATGAAAAAACCATTTCAGCTGTAGCTAAAGCAGGAGCAAATGTCTTTGTAGCTGGTTCAGCTATCTTTGGTAAAGGAAATTATAAAGAAATAATACAGAGTTTTAGAAAAAAGATTAAAATGGTCTCTGGTTAA
- a CDS encoding ferrous iron transport protein A codes for MPITLNMVLPGKKVRIIMVEGGVRCRQCLAELGVYPGDVIKVIRSAPFAGPILVEVNGARVMLGRGMASKIIVEEVT; via the coding sequence ATGCCTATTACATTAAATATGGTTCTTCCTGGTAAGAAAGTGCGAATAATAATGGTAGAAGGTGGCGTAAGATGTCGTCAATGCTTAGCAGAGTTAGGAGTGTATCCTGGAGATGTAATAAAGGTAATAAGAAGTGCCCCATTTGCAGGGCCTATACTTGTAGAGGTCAATGGTGCAAGAGTTATGCTTGGTAGGGGAATGGCAAGTAAAATTATAGTGGAGGAGGTAACTTGA
- the feoB gene encoding ferrous iron transport protein B, whose protein sequence is MRIVLVGQPNCGKSTIFNYISGYKAVTANFPGTTVKYTVSKLYINGYLCECVDLPGTYSLISTDAAEQEARRYLLTQKVDVIVNVLDASILGRSLELTLELLELCKPMVIALNMIDEAERKGIHIDEKQLANILGVPVIKTIAYTGQGLTELLRIAIKAYERNIVGSPPILSKDVEKVVVAFMKKVRDIAKKMHIPPRFLALKLLEKDPELEKIVLNFHLSLSSYLKQAQKQLEETHGRPSDVVISSERHGLAMHIYEKVAKILRTPKPDIRDKIDDVLMHRIWGYVFLVAIFYGFFNLVFKIGSYIEEPLMKIFDSLLIKMQSFFNSSFSYVVIEGAIQGIAGGVAIVLPYLVPFFIGLALLEDSGYLPRVAFLLDSFMHRIGLHGKSIIPLLLGYGCSVPAVMATRVLESERDRFITAILSTFIPCSARTVIILGLVSYYLGPNYAFGIYILNILIVGLSGKILTHLYPEVTPGLLLEVPKYHIPSFKSIAIKSWYRLKEFIVIAWPILVVGSVILSILQFFHLDKIINTFCLPITLILGLPEVIGTTLIFGILRKELSLIMLLQALGTQELLTVMTKGQILTFTIFVVFYIPCLATIAALWQEIGAKKTIFALIFTTLIAFFFGVLTRGLVYILGV, encoded by the coding sequence TTGAGAATAGTATTAGTAGGTCAGCCAAATTGTGGTAAAAGCACTATCTTTAATTATATAAGTGGTTACAAAGCCGTTACTGCTAATTTTCCTGGAACTACTGTTAAATACACAGTTAGTAAACTTTATATTAATGGTTATCTTTGTGAATGTGTAGATTTACCAGGTACTTATTCTCTTATTTCTACTGATGCTGCTGAACAAGAGGCCAGGCGTTATCTTTTAACACAAAAAGTAGATGTTATTGTTAATGTTTTAGATGCTTCAATCCTTGGTCGGAGTTTGGAGCTTACATTAGAATTATTAGAGTTATGTAAACCAATGGTAATAGCCTTGAATATGATTGATGAGGCAGAACGTAAAGGTATCCATATAGATGAAAAACAATTAGCCAATATTTTAGGAGTGCCTGTTATAAAAACAATTGCTTATACAGGTCAAGGTTTAACAGAACTTTTGCGAATAGCAATTAAAGCCTATGAAAGGAATATTGTTGGTTCTCCTCCTATTTTAAGTAAAGATGTGGAAAAAGTGGTAGTAGCATTTATGAAAAAAGTAAGAGATATAGCTAAAAAAATGCACATTCCTCCTCGTTTTTTAGCTTTAAAACTTTTAGAAAAAGATCCTGAACTTGAAAAGATAGTTTTAAATTTTCATTTATCTCTTTCTTCTTATTTAAAACAAGCCCAAAAGCAACTTGAAGAGACACATGGTCGTCCATCAGATGTAGTCATATCTTCTGAACGTCATGGTTTAGCTATGCATATTTATGAAAAAGTAGCTAAGATCCTTCGTACTCCAAAACCAGATATTCGGGATAAGATAGATGATGTACTTATGCATCGTATATGGGGTTATGTATTTTTAGTAGCAATTTTTTATGGTTTTTTTAATCTTGTTTTTAAAATTGGTAGTTATATTGAAGAACCTTTGATGAAAATATTTGATTCTCTTCTTATTAAAATGCAATCTTTTTTTAATTCTTCTTTCTCTTATGTTGTTATAGAAGGTGCAATACAAGGAATTGCTGGAGGGGTCGCTATTGTTTTGCCTTATTTAGTGCCATTTTTCATTGGTTTAGCATTACTTGAAGATTCTGGATATTTGCCTAGAGTAGCTTTTCTTCTTGATTCTTTTATGCACCGTATTGGGCTTCATGGGAAATCAATAATTCCTCTTCTTTTAGGTTATGGTTGTAGTGTGCCAGCAGTTATGGCTACACGTGTGCTTGAATCAGAAAGAGATAGATTCATTACTGCTATTCTTTCTACTTTCATTCCTTGCTCTGCCCGTACAGTAATTATTCTTGGTCTTGTATCTTATTATCTTGGTCCAAATTATGCTTTTGGAATTTATATTTTAAATATACTTATTGTTGGTCTTAGTGGTAAAATTTTAACTCATCTTTATCCTGAAGTTACACCAGGTTTACTTCTTGAAGTACCAAAATATCATATTCCTTCTTTCAAATCCATTGCAATAAAGTCTTGGTATAGATTAAAAGAATTTATTGTTATTGCCTGGCCTATACTTGTTGTTGGTAGTGTTATTTTAAGTATTTTACAATTTTTTCATTTAGATAAAATTATAAATACTTTTTGTCTTCCTATTACTTTAATTTTAGGTTTGCCAGAGGTTATAGGTACAACCTTAATCTTTGGAATATTGAGAAAAGAACTTTCATTAATTATGCTTTTACAGGCACTTGGTACACAAGAATTATTAACTGTTATGACAAAAGGACAAATATTAACTTTTACTATCTTTGTTGTTTTTTATATACCTTGTTTAGCTACAATAGCTGCATTATGGCAGGAAATCGGAGCAAAAAAAACAATTTTTGCTTTAATTTTCACTACTCTTATTGCCTTTTTCTTTGGTGTTTTGACCAGAGGCTTAGTTTATATTTTAGGAGTATAA
- a CDS encoding aldehyde dehydrogenase family protein has product MSVYPIILGQKTVYTEKRLTVYSPYTHQPVSEVCLATEKEIEEAILAAQKAFSILKHMPAYIKANALFQISEGVKEKAEELAQTITKEAGKPISLARIEVNRCIDLFKYAAEEAKRFGGEIVPLDLDKLGENRLGIYRRFPIGPMLGITPFNFPLNLVAHKVAPALAVGNPIIIKPSSATPTAALILGEIIAKTDLPEGTISILPCSTDIAEKMVKDDRLVMLTFTGSPEVGWYLKNIAGRKRVVLELGGNAALVISSLRLKEFLLERAIFGAFYQAGQVCISIQRIFVRKDLYKEFLNDFLKKVEDVKTGDPFDEDVLVGPLINKSAADRVESWIKEAIEGGAKLLIGGERKDNLIYPTVLTNTRPEMKVNAKEIFGPVVTVESFEKFNDAVAMVNNSVYGLQTGIFTDKLEEVFYAYNHLDVGGVIINDIPTYRSDPMPYGGVKLSGLGREGIRYAMEEMSEGKLLAIKYV; this is encoded by the coding sequence ATGAGTGTCTATCCAATTATCTTAGGTCAAAAAACTGTTTATACAGAAAAAAGACTTACTGTATATTCTCCTTATACTCATCAACCTGTAAGTGAAGTATGTTTAGCTACTGAAAAAGAAATAGAAGAAGCAATTTTAGCCGCACAAAAGGCTTTTTCTATATTAAAACATATGCCTGCTTATATCAAAGCAAATGCTCTTTTTCAAATTAGTGAAGGAGTAAAAGAAAAAGCAGAGGAATTAGCACAAACTATAACTAAAGAAGCAGGTAAGCCCATTTCATTAGCAAGGATTGAAGTAAATCGATGTATTGATTTGTTCAAATATGCTGCAGAAGAAGCAAAGCGTTTTGGTGGTGAGATTGTCCCTTTAGATTTAGATAAATTGGGAGAAAATCGATTGGGTATTTATAGGCGATTTCCCATTGGGCCTATGCTTGGTATTACTCCTTTCAATTTCCCTTTAAATCTCGTTGCTCATAAAGTAGCACCTGCTTTAGCAGTAGGTAATCCTATTATTATTAAACCTTCTTCTGCCACTCCTACTGCTGCTTTAATTTTGGGAGAAATAATAGCTAAAACAGATTTACCAGAAGGAACAATAAGTATTTTACCTTGCTCAACAGATATAGCTGAAAAGATGGTAAAAGATGATCGCCTTGTTATGTTGACTTTTACAGGTAGTCCTGAAGTAGGATGGTATTTAAAAAACATAGCAGGGAGAAAACGTGTAGTGTTAGAACTTGGTGGTAATGCTGCTTTAGTTATATCATCTTTACGTTTAAAGGAATTTTTATTAGAAAGAGCTATTTTTGGAGCATTTTATCAAGCAGGTCAGGTATGTATTTCTATTCAACGTATATTTGTTAGAAAAGATTTGTATAAAGAATTTCTTAATGATTTTCTGAAAAAAGTAGAAGATGTCAAAACTGGGGATCCATTTGATGAAGATGTATTAGTAGGACCTCTTATTAATAAATCAGCAGCTGATAGGGTAGAGTCATGGATAAAAGAAGCAATAGAAGGTGGTGCAAAATTATTAATAGGAGGTGAAAGAAAAGATAATCTTATTTATCCAACAGTTTTAACTAATACACGTCCAGAAATGAAGGTAAATGCTAAAGAAATCTTTGGCCCAGTAGTAACTGTAGAGTCATTTGAAAAATTTAATGATGCTGTTGCTATGGTAAACAATTCTGTTTATGGTCTTCAAACAGGCATTTTTACTGATAAATTAGAAGAGGTTTTTTATGCTTATAATCATTTAGATGTAGGTGGTGTTATTATTAACGATATACCTACTTATCGAAGTGATCCTATGCCATATGGAGGAGTTAAACTTTCTGGTTTGGGAAGAGAAGGTATACGTTATGCTATGGAAGAAATGAGTGAAGGTAAACTTTTAGCTATTAAATATGTCTAA